Proteins from a genomic interval of Spiroplasma endosymbiont of Lonchoptera lutea:
- the infC gene encoding translation initiation factor IF-3, giving the protein MKHKPNTDFINQNIPFREVLVIDQDGNQLGVMSRNDALRTAKEQGLDLFVVAPNTNPPVSKILDYGRYKYEEQKKDKDNKKKQRIIQNKEMRLTPNIGEHDLQFKAKKVIEFLKNGDRVKISLKFRGRESYRKEFGYETLMRFYDLVKEYCEIEKTPKLTGQFYDMYLIVRKDKDLIKEKEQENAKNENKKSITETN; this is encoded by the coding sequence ATGAAACATAAGCCAAATACTGATTTTATTAACCAAAATATTCCTTTTCGTGAAGTTTTAGTTATTGATCAAGATGGCAATCAATTAGGTGTGATGTCACGAAATGATGCTTTAAGGACTGCTAAAGAGCAAGGACTAGATTTGTTTGTTGTTGCACCTAATACTAATCCGCCAGTGTCGAAAATTTTAGATTATGGCAGATATAAGTATGAAGAGCAAAAAAAAGATAAAGATAATAAAAAAAAGCAACGAATTATTCAAAACAAAGAAATGCGTTTAACACCTAATATTGGTGAGCATGATTTGCAATTCAAAGCTAAGAAGGTAATAGAATTTTTAAAAAATGGTGATCGGGTTAAAATATCTTTAAAGTTTCGAGGTAGGGAATCATATCGTAAAGAGTTTGGTTATGAAACATTAATGCGGTTTTATGATTTAGTAAAAGAGTATTGTGAAATTGAAAAAACACCAAAGTTAACTGGTCAGTTTTATGATATGTATTTAATTGTTAGAAAAGATAAAGATTTAATTAAAGAAAAGGAGCAAGAAAATGCCAAAAATGAAAACAAAAAAAGCATTACAGAAACGAATTAA
- the rpmI gene encoding 50S ribosomal protein L35, producing the protein MPKMKTKKALQKRIKITGTGKWKRKHAFTSHLAQNKSTKQKRHLSKEGAVHKTDYRRLKNLLLS; encoded by the coding sequence ATGCCAAAAATGAAAACAAAAAAAGCATTACAGAAACGAATTAAAATTACTGGAACTGGTAAATGAAAGCGAAAGCATGCTTTTACTTCTCATTTAGCGCAAAATAAGTCAACTAAACAAAAACGACATTTAAGCAAAGAAGGAGCAGTACATAAAACTGATTACCGAAGATTAAAAAATTTACTACTTAGTTAG
- a CDS encoding IS30 family transposase, whose amino-acid sequence MYKYLTIESIIAIKEYKSYGFSIRKIAKAIDYSKSTVHRVCKLLNQNLLPLEILNQVQKNKQNAGRKLIILTLTEINTINHLLITKNYALDIIADFLKKNKIKNISTKTLYNMFKTNRMGFDEKNLLRKGKNKPHKQKETRGRINNCKSIHERNLIIPNIKNIQEFGHLEGDTIVGKDHKSSIITLADLWSKTTIPLKTKNHKAESITQSIIKFISKLIPGTIKTITFDRGKEFSKWKLIEKNCNVKIYFADAGKPCQRGLNENNNGILRRYLPKSTDLSSYKQKDLNSIAFQINSTPRKSLSYKRPIDLIQLF is encoded by the coding sequence ATGTATAAGTATCTGACTATTGAATCAATAATAGCAATAAAAGAATATAAAAGTTATGGATTTTCTATTCGTAAAATAGCAAAAGCAATTGATTATAGTAAATCAACTGTACACAGAGTTTGTAAATTATTAAATCAAAACTTATTACCATTAGAAATATTGAATCAAGTTCAAAAAAATAAACAAAATGCAGGTAGAAAATTAATAATTTTAACTTTAACAGAAATTAATACTATCAATCATTTGTTAATTACTAAAAATTATGCTCTTGATATAATTGCTGATTTTTTAAAGAAAAATAAAATAAAAAATATTTCAACAAAAACTTTATATAACATGTTTAAAACAAATCGAATGGGTTTTGATGAAAAAAATTTATTGAGAAAAGGCAAAAATAAACCTCATAAACAAAAAGAAACTAGGGGCAGAATTAATAATTGTAAATCTATTCATGAAAGAAATTTAATCATTCCAAATATTAAAAATATACAAGAATTTGGCCATTTAGAGGGAGATACTATCGTTGGTAAAGATCATAAAAGTTCTATTATTACTTTAGCTGATCTATGATCAAAAACCACAATTCCTTTGAAAACTAAAAATCATAAAGCAGAAAGTATTACACAAAGTATAATAAAATTTATTTCAAAATTAATACCAGGAACAATTAAAACTATTACTTTTGATCGTGGTAAAGAATTTAGTAAATGAAAATTAATTGAAAAAAATTGTAATGTTAAAATTTATTTTGCAGATGCCGGAAAACCTTGTCAAAGAGGTTTAAATGAGAACAATAATGGTATTTTAAGAAGATATTTACCAAAATCTACTGATTTATCTTCATATAAACAAAAAGACTTAAATTCTATAGCATTTCAAATTAATTCTACACCCAGAAAATCATTATCTTATAAAAGACCAATAGATTTAATACAATTATTTTAA
- the rplT gene encoding 50S ribosomal protein L20 has protein sequence MARVKGGVTTRKRRKKVLKQAKGYFGSKHTLFRTAKEQVMKSLAYAYRDRKKRKCEFRSLWITRINGAAREYDMSYSQFINGLHKANVDINRKMLSEMAIHQPVEFKKLVDLSKSALEKKD, from the coding sequence ATGGCAAGAGTTAAAGGAGGCGTTACTACTAGAAAACGCCGTAAAAAGGTTTTAAAACAAGCTAAAGGTTATTTTGGTTCAAAACATACATTATTTAGAACTGCTAAAGAACAAGTAATGAAGTCTTTAGCATATGCTTATCGTGATCGTAAAAAGCGTAAATGCGAGTTTCGAAGTTTATGAATTACACGAATTAATGGTGCTGCTAGAGAATATGATATGTCTTATTCACAATTTATTAATGGTTTACATAAAGCAAATGTTGATATTAATCGAAAAATGTTATCGGAAATGGCAATTCATCAACCAGTTGAATTTAAAAAATTAGTTGATTTGTCTAAATCAGCATTAGAAAAAAAAGATTAA
- a CDS encoding IS3 family transposase (programmed frameshift) — protein MGNKTSYSEEFKKQIVMLYKNDKSVINLGKEYNLPKPTIYSWIKNYNNSGSFKAKDNRTVEENELIYLRKENQQLRMENDIFKASSTDNREKITIINNNKNKYSVRKICKILGLLKSTYYYQTNKCTKFDVNNYEQEVISAFNKSRKIYGARKIKAVLIRKNIILSRRKIRFIMIKNNLVSKYTKLKYCNHKKTVNNDEINNVLNRQFNDKKPNEVVVSDLTYVQVGTKWHYICLLIDLFNREVIGYSAGPNKTAELVQQAFHKITRPLNKITLFHTDRGNEFKNKIIDEILITFKIKRSLSSKGCPYDNAVAEATYKTFKTEFINGKKFANLTQLKCELFDFVNWYNNIRIHGSLNYLTPVEFRKYQST, from the exons ATGGGAAATAAAACCTCATACTCTGAAGAATTTAAAAAACAAATTGTAATGCTATACAAAAATGACAAAAGTGTTATTAATTTAGGGAAAGAATATAATTTACCAAAACCAACTATTTATAGTTGAATTAAAAATTATAATAATTCTGGGTCATTTAAAGCAAAAGATAATCGCACTGTCGAAGAAAATGAATTAATTTACTTGCGAAAAGAAAACCAACAATTACGAATGGAAAATGACATTT TTAAAGCAAGCAGCACTGATAATCGGGAAAAAATAACAATAATTAATAACAACAAAAATAAATATTCAGTGAGGAAAATATGTAAGATTTTAGGTTTACTAAAATCAACATATTATTATCAAACTAATAAATGCACCAAGTTTGATGTTAATAATTATGAACAAGAAGTTATCAGTGCATTTAATAAAAGTCGCAAGATTTATGGTGCTCGTAAAATTAAAGCTGTTTTAATAAGAAAAAATATCATTTTATCACGACGAAAAATCCGATTCATTATGATCAAAAATAATTTGGTTTCTAAATACACCAAGTTAAAATATTGTAATCATAAAAAAACAGTTAATAATGACGAAATTAATAATGTTTTAAATCGTCAATTTAATGACAAAAAACCAAATGAAGTTGTTGTTAGTGATTTAACATATGTTCAAGTTGGCACTAAATGACATTATATTTGTTTATTAATTGACTTGTTTAATCGCGAAGTAATTGGCTATAGTGCTGGACCAAATAAAACTGCTGAATTAGTTCAACAAGCTTTTCACAAGATAACACGACCATTAAATAAAATAACTTTATTTCATACTGATCGTGGTAATGAGTTTAAAAATAAAATTATTGATGAAATTTTAATAACCTTTAAAATTAAAAGATCATTAAGCTCCAAAGGATGCCCATATGATAATGCTGTTGCTGAAGCAACTTACAAAACCTTTAAAACCGAATTTATTAACGGTAAAAAATTTGCAAACTTAACACAACTAAAATGCGAACTATTTGATTTTGTTAATTGATATAACAATATTCGAATTCATGGCAGTTTAAATTATTTAACTCCCGTTGAATTTAGAAAATACCAGTCTACATAA
- a CDS encoding SprT family zinc-dependent metalloprotease produces MLKKQLVYENVALDYYLQQGKRLSVRYYSSDIIVNAPLGMKEQYIEDFLISNWKKLQKIINKSSKILINLHQKPYFVYFLDKKYEVQINYFANNNKVIFVATTVVVNLKGNDEKQLVKNFNKFLSKQAELYLSSRVALLAKTMNLSYQQLKFRVMRSKWGVCHFNKQKIVLNSKIMHFNFEVIDYVIIHELVHLWEPNHSQAFWKLVVQFCPNFKVCQQILKQVFL; encoded by the coding sequence ATGCTTAAAAAGCAATTAGTTTATGAAAATGTAGCGTTGGATTATTATTTGCAACAAGGTAAAAGATTATCAGTAAGATATTATTCATCGGATATTATTGTCAATGCCCCCTTAGGAATGAAAGAACAATATATTGAGGATTTTCTTATTAGTAATTGAAAAAAATTACAGAAAATTATTAATAAATCCTCAAAGATTTTAATTAATTTGCATCAAAAACCATATTTTGTTTATTTCTTAGATAAGAAATATGAGGTGCAAATTAATTATTTTGCTAATAACAATAAAGTTATTTTTGTCGCAACAACTGTTGTTGTTAATTTAAAAGGCAATGATGAAAAGCAACTTGTGAAAAATTTTAATAAATTTCTTAGTAAGCAAGCTGAATTATATTTGAGTTCCCGAGTGGCATTACTTGCTAAAACAATGAATTTAAGCTATCAACAACTTAAGTTTAGAGTGATGCGTAGTAAATGAGGTGTTTGTCATTTTAACAAGCAAAAAATTGTTCTAAATTCCAAAATTATGCATTTTAATTTTGAGGTTATTGACTATGTTATTATTCACGAGTTAGTACATTTATGAGAGCCTAATCATAGTCAAGCATTTTGAAAATTAGTGGTGCAATTTTGTCCTAATTTTAAAGTTTGTCAGCAGATTTTAAAACAAGTTTTTTTGTAA
- a CDS encoding IS30 family transposase: protein MGYKHLGIAERIYIENQLKFKVKISEIAKNLNRSISTINREVNRNKDNNHYFSLIAQNKAENRKQLHVYFHKFKNRELVKYVQQKLLLGWSPEQIYGRIKNFHQEWIISFKTIYNWIYSGLLEKVTSKNLRRKGKKRKSQENRGKFNGKSIKERNVNNRITLGHWEGDTVVSSRGKSKSCLITLVERTSRFTLVILVENRTTKVINKNISHYLSILPNNLVKTITFDRGKEFANWQQLEKNLNVKIYFADAYSPWQRGTNENTNGLIREKFPKKFNFSNTTKNAVHKFILSLNQRPRKILNYLSPIEYLVRKII from the coding sequence ATGGGATACAAACATCTTGGCATAGCTGAAAGAATTTATATTGAGAATCAATTGAAATTTAAAGTAAAAATTAGTGAAATAGCTAAAAATCTTAATCGAAGTATTAGTACTATTAATCGAGAAGTTAATAGAAATAAAGATAATAATCATTATTTTTCATTAATTGCACAAAATAAAGCAGAAAATAGAAAACAATTACATGTTTATTTTCATAAATTTAAAAATAGAGAATTAGTAAAATATGTACAACAAAAATTATTATTAGGTTGATCGCCTGAACAAATTTATGGCAGAATTAAAAATTTTCATCAAGAATGAATTATTAGTTTTAAAACAATTTACAATTGAATTTATTCTGGATTACTTGAAAAGGTTACTAGTAAAAATTTAAGAAGAAAAGGTAAGAAACGAAAATCTCAAGAAAATCGGGGTAAATTTAATGGTAAATCCATTAAAGAACGAAATGTTAATAATCGCATAACTCTTGGCCATTGAGAAGGTGATACTGTAGTATCATCACGAGGTAAAAGTAAATCATGTTTAATAACTTTAGTTGAAAGAACATCAAGATTTACTTTAGTAATATTAGTTGAAAATAGAACTACTAAAGTTATTAACAAAAATATTAGTCATTATTTATCAATTCTTCCAAATAATCTTGTTAAGACTATAACATTTGATAGGGGTAAAGAATTTGCTAATTGACAACAACTTGAAAAAAATTTAAATGTGAAAATTTATTTTGCTGATGCATATTCACCTTGACAAAGAGGTACTAATGAAAATACTAATGGTTTAATTAGAGAAAAATTTCCTAAAAAATTTAATTTTTCAAACACTACTAAAAATGCAGTTCATAAATTTATATTGTCTTTAAACCAAAGACCAAGAAAAATACTAAATTATCTTTCGCCAATCGAATATTTGGTTAGAAAAATAATTTAG
- a CDS encoding IS30 family transposase — protein MGYKHLGIDERIYIENQLKFKVKISEIAKNLNRSISTINREVNRNKDNNHYFSLIAQNKAENRKQLHVYFHKFKNRELVKYVQQKLLLGWSPEQIYGRIKNFHQEWIISFKTIYNWIYSGLLEKVTSKNLRRKGKKRKSQENRGKFNGKSIKERNVNNRITLGHWEGDTVVSSRGKSKSCLITLVERTSRFTLAILVENRTTKVINKNISHYLSILPNNLVKTITFDRGKEFANWQQLEKNLNVKIYFADAYSPWQRGTNENTNGLIREKFPKKFNFSNTTKNAVHKFILSLNQRPRKILNYLSPIEYLVRKII, from the coding sequence ATGGGATACAAACATCTTGGCATAGATGAAAGAATTTATATTGAGAATCAATTGAAATTTAAAGTAAAAATTAGTGAAATAGCTAAAAATCTTAATCGAAGTATTAGTACTATTAATCGAGAAGTTAATAGAAATAAAGATAATAATCATTATTTTTCATTAATTGCACAAAATAAAGCAGAAAATAGAAAACAATTACATGTTTATTTTCATAAATTTAAAAATAGAGAATTAGTAAAATATGTACAACAAAAATTATTATTAGGTTGATCGCCTGAACAAATTTATGGCAGAATTAAAAATTTTCATCAAGAATGAATTATTAGTTTTAAAACAATTTACAATTGAATTTATTCTGGATTACTTGAAAAGGTTACTAGTAAAAATTTAAGAAGAAAAGGTAAGAAACGAAAATCTCAAGAAAATCGGGGTAAATTTAATGGTAAATCCATTAAAGAACGAAATGTTAATAATCGCATAACTCTTGGCCATTGAGAAGGTGATACTGTAGTATCATCACGAGGTAAAAGTAAATCATGTTTAATAACTTTAGTTGAAAGAACATCAAGATTTACTTTAGCAATATTAGTTGAAAATAGAACTACTAAAGTTATTAACAAAAATATTAGTCATTATTTATCAATTCTTCCAAATAATCTTGTTAAGACTATAACATTTGATAGGGGTAAAGAATTTGCTAATTGACAACAACTTGAAAAAAATTTAAATGTGAAAATTTATTTTGCTGATGCATATTCACCTTGACAAAGAGGTACTAATGAAAATACTAATGGTTTAATTAGAGAAAAATTTCCTAAAAAATTTAATTTTTCAAACACTACTAAAAATGCAGTTCATAAATTTATATTGTCTTTAAACCAAAGACCAAGAAAAATACTAAATTATCTTTCGCCAATCGAATATTTGGTTAGAAAAATAATTTAG
- a CDS encoding dUTP diphosphatase produces MKHILDLQLWKQIISLQKKLDARILEEKKLLVEKTIDKRFLALLVELSEFSNELRCFKYWSNRMTYKSKELVLDEFIDCLHFLISIGLSFNIDLEAYSYELKQEQDLTLLILETFNHTIAFWKNITNDYANILNHFFTIANILQFSFQDIFQAYLNKNEINHQRISNNY; encoded by the coding sequence GTGAAACATATTTTGGATTTACAATTATGAAAACAAATTATTAGTTTGCAAAAAAAGTTAGATGCAAGAATTTTAGAAGAAAAAAAATTATTAGTTGAAAAAACAATTGATAAACGATTTTTAGCTTTATTAGTAGAATTATCGGAATTTAGTAATGAATTACGATGCTTTAAATATTGATCAAATCGTATGACATATAAGTCAAAAGAATTAGTTTTAGATGAATTTATTGATTGTCTGCATTTTCTTATTAGTATTGGATTAAGTTTTAATATTGATTTAGAAGCATATTCTTATGAATTAAAGCAAGAACAAGATTTAACATTGTTAATATTAGAAACTTTTAATCATACGATTGCTTTTTGAAAAAATATTACTAATGATTATGCTAATATTTTAAATCATTTTTTTACAATTGCTAATATTTTGCAGTTTAGTTTTCAAGATATTTTTCAAGCCTATTTAAATAAAAATGAGATTAATCATCAACGAATAAGTAATAACTATTAA